TacatatgaaaaaaaacaaaaaaacaacgATTTTCACCCTagtttgtaaaatatacgtaaaaagtttatttataaataaatttctcatctgcttgataattaaaattaatttattaaaatcaaaataattttatacatgtatatgctTGTGTGCGTGCACTGAAATaagttttaagtaaaataaagtaatgatTCAATCCAATTACCActcataaagaaataaatattaagcaaactttgttattttacaatcGCAACAATATCAAGCCTttgatataaagttttattaattgtatcttATCTTTTTACCTTGCTGACATTGCCCCAATCAATTGATAAATTGTTTTcacattaatatatcaaattttatttgcagaTTGTATCTGTACAGTTTAACAATTAATCATCCAAGGAACAAAGAAGATAGACCACGGCTTTACTCATCGTTTCAAACGCTCTTCCCCTCgcccttctttctctctcttcgctGTGCAGGggatatacatacatttctctttttcatcgACCCGGCTTCCCCCTTAATAACTCGCGGCTATTTTTGTCGTGCATCGCGGTAGCATGGAGTACAACGACACTCTGCTCATCCCAGGCCAGCATATACGTCCACCCATAACCGAAGAGACGGCGGCCGCTCTGCTGGAGCGGCTGTACGGGATGCAGGCAACAAGCGTGCGCGAACTGAATGCTTACGACGACCGGAATTACCACGTGGTGTGTGAGTCGAGCACGAATCCGCACGCGATCAATTTAGCGGAGACCGACTACGTCCTCAAGGTGATCAACTCCTTGGACTCCCGCAAAATTGACGTGATCGAGGCGCAGACGGAGCTAATGATTTTCCTCAATCAGCGAAACGTCTGTTGTCCCTTACCTGTAAAGAACGTGAACGGCGCGTATTTCTCCCTGGAAATTTTAAAGAGCGAGAATACTATGGAAAAGTATGCCGTGAAACTGTTGGTCTATCGTCCCGGTGAACTGCTGTACAACGTGAAACTGAACGAAGAATTGTTGCGCAATGTTGGCAGCTTCACAGCCAGAATCGATGAGATTCTCATGGGCTTCAATCATCCCGCCTATGATGATCACAAATCACTGTGGATGTTGTCTTCTGTGCCGCGAGTGCAGCAGTTCACGTATGTGATTAAGAGCTCGTTCGATAAACAGTTGGTACATGACGTGATTGTTAGCTTCCAGAGAGAGGTGTTATCAATCATGGATCAATTGGAGCAAACGATCATACATGGTGATCTGAATGAGCAAAACATTATTGTAACTCCTGATGGCAAGGACATTGCTGCCGTGATCGATTTTGGTGACTGTCACAAGACTTGTCGTGTTTTCGAGTTAGCTATAGTTCTCTGCTACATGATCTTGCAAACGGCCGACGTCGGAATGGGTAAATATGTCGTGGAGGGTTACGAGGAAGTCAAGAAGTTGACCGACACGGAGAAGAAGATTCTCAAAATCACCGTATGTGCTAGGATATGTCAGAGTCTCGTAATGGGCGCTTACTCACATCTGCATGATCCCAAAAATCAGTATTTGCTAAGCACACAAAAAACTGGATGGTTGTTATTGAAGAGATTATGGCCTATGAGTCAAGAAAATGTGATGCAAGCTTGGGGATTGACTACTCCCTAAACGGCCTAAACAATTGTTTGTCGAGTTATGTAAATAACGTagattattgattttaattatatgcaaaatttactttgatttttgtataaatattttatatattgtgtaaatattgattcatttatatatacctGGTAAAAAGggttaatatataatcaaatataaatctaagtatatataaatcatataatttattttcttttgtataatttttgttcattctaattttttccatttttcttgTTTACACACACATGAATTTATACAAACACAGATtatacaaaagaaagaaaaagtatatagataatataaatatattcatatatctttaagaaaaacagataaatatatatctgcatatttttttctttttcttatactatataatttctatattttatacatatatatattatatttgattatatggACTCTTTTACTAGGTAATAATTTTTCGGAATTAGCCAATGCTTTTATGATGAATAATTGGCAGAATTAACaagtaaaatgattattaaatcaaaagaaAGAGATCAaacttgaaataatttgttttaaggGAATGTTAGCGACATTAGTTTTACTAACTGAATAGATCTATATGTGCGTGTATGTATTGgtgtaataataaacatcaacctattttttataatcgatTCGATAATGCATGCATGTATAAGCATAAATTTTCCTAAGTTTTTTCTTaggatttataattttatataattaacaaaaaattttgtctgaaaaatatcgcgtttaatcaataaaacagATCTGTCGCCAGCATCCCTTAACACATATTTgacatatcttttatttacattagatCACAAGTAACTACGTTATTAGATACCTTGAAatgcttaattatttatctaccTATGTcgctttattaattatcaagaatatatttaaaaaacaattatattcagctatgctatgtccacgtttatttggttctgtttcatgctatacccgtaaattttgcaattatatgcattcatattttaaatctgttttatgcaaatgtgcataatcgtgttctataaatgtgcaataccacatgtacatgatataaattcaaataattgatttgataaaaattcactcaccgattgctgtcgctgctcctgctgttgatgctactgctacattccttttccggttttgattctgaaaatgtgataaatattattcctaaagtcaaacacaaaagcaggttaaaaaatgtatcacttgaagaaaataatatatttaataccgagtcgctccatggatgccgctttctgctgacatcatcctgctattctcgaatcgcacattaataacgatcgtcCGATACTTCGACACTCCCGATACTGCGGATAATATATCGCACACGAGTAAAAtgtaaaccgcgcgcgagaatttcacttggcgcgaccgttacatttgaaaaaatacgtgaaaaggaCAGTTCGTCTGATTGGCGGcgaaaatcaacatggcacgaaagtggcgtgacgtcacgtaagttcgtggaaacgcaggcTGAGGAaaccgtttgaatgaaaattacgcgccgaaGTACAACGaacggagacaaattcgtttcgagaatttcgtatgctcgcacCACGACTAGTAGTACTTTacttaattggcactcgcgatattctactGAACATATCGAGCAAACATTATTCGAACACACACGCGAACACTTCACTTGAAACCGAAGGCAAACGCATTTGCCGCGCTTTACAAATGAATACTGTCTCTGTTGTCTCGTATCATTTGCTAGCGCGACGACTCTCAATAcaacaccgtacctgcgcacaatgaattctgaACACGCACGGAGTCAACAGAACGTCCGAtgcgtccgaccggcgctggagcgcggagcaacatggcggcggcagcggcatCGTCAAAACTCTGGGAGCGAATTGCTTGCTTTTGTTCAGTGTGGCTCGACGTACGCATTCCAACGATTCTTGGCGCTTTCTCCGGGTTTCGTTTCGTGCCATCTCGCATCATACCAGCCATATTTTCTTTGTTGATTCGTCGCCAATCAGACGAGCCGTACActtcacgtattttttcaaatgtaacggtcaCGCGAAGTGAAATGCTTGTGCGcgatttacgttttactcgtgtatGTGATATGTGTGATATaatatccgtaatatcgggattGCCGAATAAaatatcgggcgatcgttattaatgtgcggttcgagaatagcaggataatgtcagcagaaagcggcgtCCATGGAGCAACTCggtattaaatacattattttttcaagtgatacattttctttacctgcttttgtgtttgagtttaggaataatatttatcatattttcagaatcaaaaccggaaaaggaatgtagcagtagcagcagcagcatcagcagcaggagcagcgacaacaatcggtgagtgaatttttatcaaatcaattaattgaatctATATCATGAAttctataacatatttttattaatacatataataataatatgtaacatatgtatatgaaaaatataattaagacttaaaagagaaaaaaaaattttttttctgtaatcaCTGTCCGTTTCACACAAGGGACgtggatttttttaaataaaaaaaatctattgaatattttgatatctGTATAGGAATTTAGCAatgcaatatttctataattaaatgatgATGTATGTCTATATTGggaaacttaaaatttaaattctaaaaacagTAAGAAAAATACGGTATTGTGCAGTGATATATTCTCTTGTTTTATTCGCATTTAGGCagttacatatttacatagaTATCATGAACAGTAATGCTTACGTACAGTACTAAGTGTGGAGCCATTTTACATACCTACATCgtgatatatacaaaaatcgTACGTGTCGGAACTCGTCTCCCTTTCAAGAATTGTGTTATCACGTTGATTAATCGGAAAATAACTTATTTCTTGATATCGCACTGATTGGTAACACGCCGGAGTCGTATCATTATACAAAGTAAGTATTGATTAAATACTTACTAAAATGTGTGACACAGTATACAGGACTCGCCGATGGCAGTTACATATTATACTATTTGCTAGCTGTAATCATATATAGGATGAATTGAAAACCGCGTATATCTTCCCTCAATTAAGGAATGAAACTGAGGAAAGTAAATCGGCTTTCGATGCGTCCAGTATATTCATCGTATATTTTGTAGTTTTTCTCATACCAacatataaagtatttatatgcGTGCATCTCAATAATTTATGATAGCTCGTAATAtacctttttatttcttttgtcttTAATAGTactctattttatatttactttttcaattacGTCAGCTCGTTTTTGGCAAACCGCTTAGCTGTGTCGAGGCAAATTCGTTGATAGCGAAAATCTGTTCACAATCTTATCAAACCATATTGACATATAACTCACATAGGCGCCGCACCCCGTAGGTGTGAAATGCAGCGAAATGCACATTTCgcacatttatataataatctgtCATCCGTATATACTGACTATACAATCAAGAGttagagatatttatatatattactttttaataaacttttaaaaatattcccgCTGCTGTGCGTCTCCTACGAAGGATTCCGGCAGCGCCTATgacgtaattaaatgtttaatatgattaattatgtatataaggGGGGCCAAATCCTCATTACATTTCACGTACTTAATCATTACATTTCACGTACTTAATCAACGTTTGCGCGAGGGATTCGTTCTTGAAAACATCGAATTCTATGAAGAGTTCTACGAGTGAATACGcgataaatgaatatattcaTAACTAGATACTAGTAATGTCTAGGTAGTGTGAGAAGTGATTAGAGGCACATAAGTAAAGTCGGGCCCTTTAACCAATAACGGAATGGTCATGTTCACGAATTTTCGCCAgagattattaacaaaatattatattacaatacttatatactttttttattgcttattgGATATCTATTGGCTTAAGATCGTCCGACGGGACACTTATAGGCGCGCAATAATTTATCGAtaacttatattttcttaaataactttatattttacattttcataataatttatcggaATCTATAAACATaaaggagagagggagagataacatcaataaatatacgtttacataaaacaaagatAATTTCTTTCTGTTTATAATGGAATGTCAAatgattttttgtaaaaaacgtAACAAAACTTTATCTTAATGCCCAAGAATAATGATATCCGAAGAGCGTTTCAGTCTTAAAAGGATGAATTTCTTTCgctttaaagataaataaacagttttatcATGCAATaggaaatagatataaaaaacaagcgtcaagaaaaaatgtttaatgtgCTTCGCGACACAAACGACATATCTTTCCTAACTTtccagaattttattaaaatttaaatatcattcTGTTTAAAGCCATTTTCCGTGCGACTTAAAGCACCAACACTGACAACATTTAATAACGTGTCGATTTCAACGGTATGTCGCAATAACGATCTCTTCCCAGGACAtagcaataaatttctacTCCCCTTCCTCCTATCAAACTCTATAACAATATAACGCTTTTAACTCTTTTGGACGAAATGCCGGATTTCCACATTTTCCTTCCTCTTTCCTTTTTAACTATGGGCAATATGAGCGTGCgcaattaatagaaattgcGCCAATTTATACGTGACatacattagaaaattataatttaattaattagaaactgTTAAGATTGGCGGGTTTTCTTCGTTACACGAGAAATTGTTCGAAGCGAGGAGGTGTGAACCGGCTCTCGCGACGATACGATGAGAGACTATTATAGCGAAGTAGTTTGGTCAACTCCTTTTtcggataattttttttatctataaatcGGACATTGTATAATACTGTGCAATTTTATTCCACAGTGAGCACGCTCTTTCCGCGTGCGTTACGTAATTTGCTAACAACAGGCATCCCGGGTGCGTTTATATATGTCACGAAGTAATTGTCCGACTAATCACGATTTACACTCACGCGCACTCTTCATTATCGCTCATTTTGTCTAATTCTTACAATGAGTCACAATCAATATCTCGAATATCTAGCGACACGATGCGCAGCACTGTTTCTTGTACAGCGGCACCTTACATATGTTCATTGTTTTCACTCTGCTACATAGTTGCGAATGGTCCTTGCAATCTTCTGCAAATGCTAAAACagtattattatcaattataagGCTTCATTCTGGATAAAAAACGGAAACagcattaatataatgtaagatattaacaattataatgcTTTAGTTGGCATGTAAAGGCTAAATCTTAAAATCTagtacgtttctcttgcagaAACTTACTGGTAGACTGAGGACAAGGCGGACCCCTGCATGTTTTCATTACAGGAGGTCGTGGTATATCTCTACAGGCGTTTCCTGCCGGCTTCTTCGTGCCGAACCAGACGCATTGTAAAATTCTATACTTGATACCATCTTCTTCGCAAGACGCGGTGCACTGCGTATTAGAATGTCACTTTAGCATGAGCACTACTAATTATTGAGTAAAATTTCTTATCGATTCACTCATACCTCCGTCCATTCGCCGACCCTCCAGACACCTTTGCAGGCGTCGTTGTAGCATTCTTGTCTTTGTAGCGGCCTTGTGGCCTCGTCGCACTTGCTCGCGTCCAACAGCGTGACGTTCTCATGGCCATCATCACTGTCGTTCACCAAACGACAGCTAATGTCCCGCTTCTGCATCGCCGTCTTCCAATTGAAGCATCTGGATGTTTCGCACGGAGTCCATTCCGTGGTGTGCCATTGAGGACACTTGCCCGTTCCACAGGGTCTCACCTTCTGCGGTACCGGATATCCGGCGTCCTCACACAGCGTCTGACCGATAACCGTCCTTGGCGTAACGCGCGTCGAGTTGCCGTCCGTTTTCGTCGATCGTACTGTACACTGTGCACCTCGCATCTATAGCAAcgaataattgataatataatttactttgaaaacatgtgttaataagaatatatctcaatatgaaattatgaatgaaagtttttttgtcttttaaatatctttattagaatgttacaatatttttaatttttttatgtgtactgatactgataaaatttgtaatactgTTAAATGACAGTAAATAGATAATgtaaatgaatgaatgaagTGAATCAAATGAATGAATACAATGTATCATCGAGCACACGTTCAAATTTTCTCAAGTTTCTTATCTTCAAACATTCCTTAGACAATTGCTTaacaatgataataattaattataaagtatttttttttgccgaattaatttgaaaaaaattgtaaattctcTAATTCAAGCTAAtcacagagaaaaaaaaaggtaaaaccACTTTTACCTGAAATCCACTTCCTCCGCATGTCTGAGAACACTTCGACCAATCGGTCGTAACCCACTCGAACACCAGAACATTATCCGCAGCTGCATTATAAGtcctttgtttaataattgaacCGCTTAAACATTATCAagacaatgtaaattattgaatacCTAAGTCTTACCTAATGCAGCAAGCGATTCTGTAGCGGAATCCTTCGTCGTGTCGTCCGCTCCTGTTATAGTCGAGGTCAAAACGTTCGCGGGCTTATCTTCATCGGTTGAACGTTGCCCCTCTCTAAAcactttttttagattaactGAGAAGGCCTTTTCTACGGAGCTGGCGTGATCCTCTCGATTGCGAGATAAGTTTCTTACGTTCTCGTCAGCATTCTCCCCAGTAACGCTCGACCTCCGATCATCTATCAACGTCGAGTTCTCCCTCGCTCTATTTTCCAGGTCTCTAGTAGTCGGAAATCGCGCGATTGTATAATCCGTCGTATGATTTTCCACATACGGCACCATTTTCCGGTTATCCAATTCCTCCTCAAACGCATCGCTGTATTCGATTGTCCTGTTCGCGTGGCTCAAACTACGATGATCCGACTCCGGTATCCTTAATCGATCTTCGAGACTTCTAGACATCATTGTCGAGGCGACGGTCGATGGATCTTCAGTTCTCAAGTTCCCATAAACGCCATGATTGATGGACTTATCACTATCGTCGGTAAAACTGCCTGCCTCCTTGAGTATTTCCTTTTTTGTGCTCGTGTCTTCAACATAATGCACGTCCATTCCGCCGTTTTGTAGAGACGTGATAGATTCCGTCGTGGCTCTGCTCTGAACGTGACTTTTGGCTGTAGTGCTCCACTGATCTCGGTGTTCGTTTCTCGACTCTTGCCATTGTcgtttcacattttttaacgaCTGCTCGATATAATCGATATCGGCCTTAGTGGTGAGCTCGGTATCAACTTTCTCTATTGTATCCGACTTGACGGTGTCTCCATGCTGTAGCCCGAAGAGAGATTCGTCCAGATCGTACGGATCGACATCGATAAATATCCGCTCCTCGTCCGGACCGAAGGTTTCGTCTGGGATGATTGTGTTACGGTACAGATTGTCAAAGCTATTCTCTACACTTTGATACGTGAAGTCGGTTTCTCTGTTAGACATTCTACGCTTCGTTGTCGCAGTCCTTTTGTGTCCATCCTCGATAAATGGTGTGGAAATGGTTTTGCGATTATCAGTAGCTATTTCGCTGTGAAACGGCCAATAGGCCTGTCATAAAGCgcgttaatatttaacatttaaattttatagcaTGTAAAACTATGTTGAATAAATCGTCGAAAATTTAAACTACGGTACAGGCAGACAGGCGCGCGCGTTATTTAACTCCGTCAAGTTTATTCACAAATTAATGTCTTACCTTCAAGCCTGATATCAAGTAGCTTAAGTGCGGCACAAGAGTAGAAGCACTTGACGAAGCAGGTAATTCCATGGATTCGTGATATCCCGGCTGATTGATAGTCACAAATATCGAATAACCGACACCGAAGAAAGTTAGTCCAGGAGTGCAAAGCGAAATACAAGAACCATCACCAGAGGAATTAGTTTGATGAAATTCATGCACATACCATTTGTTAAGCAATGTCAAGATACACGCAACGAATTATTATAGCGAGAAACAATCTTGACAATAGAACGCCGTTTCGCGTACCTGGTTGAGGGAAGTAACAGTTTGTTCCTTGTGCATCATCGTGGCTTCTGACGGAGTGGGACTGGTCTTCTGCTTCTTTTGATGTGGCTTTCTCGTTGATTTGCTCAGAAACGAACGTTCATGACTGAGGTCCTCACTATCAAAACGGTTTCCGTAGGCTGctacaaaaaatcaaaattgcgTATGAAGCTAaacatcattatttttaaaatcatatttgtaatctcagaaattaaaaaatccaaaaaaattaatgtaaaaaacttttaaagctgtaaaaataaaaatctgttaaatatctattagatctgattaaaaatttattagattttaaaattctgaaattataatcttggattaaaaaaaaataaatattataaataaattatacatgtaaagtttttttgagacttctgaaatattttaacataaaaaaaaattgtaattttatatcattataattatttatcaaattatgtacaagtgaataatttttttaaaaaacgcgCTTACCTGCGTGATCAGGATATGGACTTTCGCCAGAATTCGCCGGTGCGGAGTCCAGATTCGCGTTTCGTTGTAGGTGAACGGAATTGCCGAGTCGTAAATATTCCTCGCTACTTATCTGCTCTTTGGAACGAAATTTCACTATCAACTGCGTCTCCGCATGCGAATTTCccgctaaaaaaattatcagcaCATTTTTCATAGCAGCATGTCGAAATACGGATAGAGTATGGGAACATGTGGCAGGCGAGACAGATCGCTTACCAATACAAGCGTAAACTCCCGAGTCCGAGGAAACTATATCGATTATCTTCAAAGCTCCCTTCCTGCTGATCTTGTATTTTCTCGATTTCCGTACATCCTTGTTGTCTTTTTTCCATACGATCTGCGCTCTGATAATCGTcgaataatattgattataatgaTTTTACCCGATTCgtagttattatataaatacagataaaaattcacgCAGGGACTTACTTGTCAAACTTTCGAACGGGACAGCGAAGTTTGATGGAAGGTGTCCCTTGAAAAATCCTGGCAATTCCGCCAATTTTCAAATCCACCTTCGCATTAATATCCGTTTGATTGTACGTCGTGTTTAAGCTAGTGATGATAGGCGGCACGCTAGAGCTCGAGTCCGAGTCGTGACAGGGTCTGGTGTTACAGGGTTTCTCGCTAGTTGGCTTTTGAGGCGGGCATTCTCGTTCCTCGCGGCTCTGCTTGCGACCTTGTGCCATTATCTGTTCGCAAACCACATCTCGCTTCTTCACACCGCCGCCGCATGTTCGCGAgcactaaaattattaatttagttcaGTACTTCGGAGAAGTTCAAGGAATTTTAGAGcacgttttataaaatacaatagatatataataaattaaattataaattatatataagacaCATATTGCTGTTGTGATTTAAATCCTAAAATTTGAAGCTGTAATATGTCCAAACAGAACAAATCATGGTAATTTGTCATGACACTAAAATGAATCGATCGTaattaagaggatgctaaagctGTCCTGTATGactgattattttaattattttcaatttactaattttttaattgtatttacagaattaaaaatcctttttaacttaatttacaaattaacatttataaacaaaaaaatatagagaaattaataaaaataatattcaatgtgTTTATGCATAATTTCTTTGGAATGACAATTAAGctttacgattttttttctacaaatatttaagaaatgaaaatacacaaacaaattttttaattctctttttataaagtaaattctTTTATGTTGTTTGCGAGAAAAGTGGTTTATGCCACCGTCCTCATCTACAATAAAGAGTTTCTTTCTCGAGATTGTTGAAGCCTTATACGAACGCGTGCAAACATATACCTTCCCCCATTCCCCCGTGCTCCATTTGACAGGACAATCCAGTACATTGCAGTATCGTCTGTCGGCGGGCGGTGGCTGCGGACACATGTAATTTGGAACGGGCACTGCTTTGCCGGTGCCGTGTGTCACCTCGTGGATACAGGTAACGTCACGTGTCTGTATACCAATACCGCAAGGGCTCATGCAAGTGGAGAATTCGCTATAATTCCACCTACGGGCGCAGACGATGACGCATTTGTCAAGAAAGATTGCACAGAGAATTGCGtcgtaacattaattaaaccttCTTTAATCATTTGCATATGTAAGTTATAATTGTATGAGAG
This sequence is a window from Monomorium pharaonis isolate MP-MQ-018 chromosome 3, ASM1337386v2, whole genome shotgun sequence. Protein-coding genes within it:
- the LOC105829599 gene encoding hydroxylysine kinase isoform X2, whose translation is MEYNDTLLIPGQHIRPPITEETAAALLERLYGMQATSVRELNAYDDRNYHVVCESSTNPHAINLAETDYVLKVINSLDSRKIDVIEAQTELMIFLNQRNVCCPLPVKNVNGAYFSLEILKSENTMEKYAVKLLVYRPGELLYNVKLNEELLRNVGSFTARIDEILMGFNHPAYDDHKSLWMLSSVPRVQQFTYVIKSSFDKQLVHDVIVSFQREVLSIMDQLEQTIIHGDLNEQNIIVTPDGKDIAAVIDFGDCHKTCRVFELAIVLCYMILQTADVGMGKYVVEGYEEVKKLTDTEKKILKITNQNRKRNVAVAAAASAAGAATTIAALWPRRTCSRPTA
- the LOC105829599 gene encoding hydroxylysine kinase isoform X3; this translates as MEYNDTLLIPGQHIRPPITEETAAALLERLYGMQATSVRELNAYDDRNYHVVCESSTNPHAINLAETDYVLKVINSLDSRKIDVIEAQTELMIFLNQRNVCCPLPVKNVNGAYFSLEILKSENTMEKYAVKLLVYRPGELLYNVKLNEELLRNVGSFTARIDEILMGFNHPAYDDHKSLWMLSSVPRVQQFTYVIKSSFDKQLVHDVIVSFQREVLSIMDQLEQTIIHGDLNEQNIIVTPDGKDIAAVIDFGDCHKTCRVFELAIVLCYMILQTADVGMGKYVVEGYEEVKKLTDTEKKILKITNQNRKRNVAVAAAASAAGAATTIETYW
- the LOC105829599 gene encoding hydroxylysine kinase isoform X1, yielding MEYNDTLLIPGQHIRPPITEETAAALLERLYGMQATSVRELNAYDDRNYHVVCESSTNPHAINLAETDYVLKVINSLDSRKIDVIEAQTELMIFLNQRNVCCPLPVKNVNGAYFSLEILKSENTMEKYAVKLLVYRPGELLYNVKLNEELLRNVGSFTARIDEILMGFNHPAYDDHKSLWMLSSVPRVQQFTYVIKSSFDKQLVHDVIVSFQREVLSIMDQLEQTIIHGDLNEQNIIVTPDGKDIAAVIDFGDCHKTCRVFELAIVLCYMILQTADVGMGKYVVEGYEEVKKLTDTEKKILKITVCARICQSLVMGAYSHLHDPKNQYLLSTQKTGWLLLKRLWPMSQENVMQAWGLTTP